In Saccharomonospora marina XMU15, one genomic interval encodes:
- the metX gene encoding homoserine O-acetyltransferase MetX produces MTPPPTPPNQDPPPATGAWQEGDPPGRRRWLRQDAPLPLEFGRSLPGFQLAYETWGTPASDGSNAVLVEHALTGDSHAAGPAGPGHPTPGWWDGLIGPGKALDTDELFVVVPNVLGGCQGSTGPASRAPDGRHWGSRFPKISIRDQVAAETALADALGIQRWACVLGGSMGGMRALEWGVSEPDRVASLLLLACPAASSADQIAWAAPQLHAIVSDAGWRGGDYHDAAPGEGPHRGLGVARRIAHVTYRSEPEFNARFGRALQNPDGGDPDERFAVESYLDHHADKLVRRFDAASYVLLTKSMNDHDVGRGRGGVAQALSRVSARTIAAGVDSDRLYPQEQARQLAEGIAHARYARLSSPYGHDSFLIETSQVAGLVKELLG; encoded by the coding sequence GTGACGCCGCCGCCGACCCCGCCGAACCAGGACCCCCCTCCTGCCACCGGTGCGTGGCAGGAGGGCGATCCTCCTGGTCGTCGACGGTGGTTGCGGCAGGACGCGCCGCTGCCGCTCGAGTTCGGCCGCAGCCTTCCCGGTTTCCAGCTCGCCTACGAAACCTGGGGCACGCCTGCTTCCGACGGTTCCAACGCGGTGCTGGTCGAGCACGCCCTCACCGGCGACAGCCACGCGGCGGGGCCCGCGGGGCCCGGCCATCCGACGCCGGGCTGGTGGGACGGGCTGATCGGACCGGGAAAGGCGCTGGACACCGATGAGTTGTTCGTCGTGGTTCCCAACGTGCTCGGCGGCTGCCAGGGCTCGACGGGGCCCGCGTCGCGTGCTCCCGACGGCAGGCACTGGGGCAGCCGGTTTCCGAAGATCAGCATCCGCGACCAGGTCGCCGCCGAGACGGCGCTCGCCGACGCGCTGGGCATCCAGCGGTGGGCGTGTGTGCTGGGCGGCTCCATGGGCGGGATGCGTGCGCTGGAATGGGGCGTGAGCGAGCCGGATCGGGTCGCGTCGCTGCTGCTGCTCGCCTGTCCGGCCGCGTCATCGGCCGACCAGATCGCCTGGGCGGCGCCGCAGCTGCACGCCATCGTCTCCGACGCGGGCTGGCGGGGCGGCGACTACCACGACGCTGCTCCCGGTGAGGGGCCACACCGCGGGCTCGGAGTGGCCCGCAGGATCGCCCACGTCACCTACCGCAGCGAGCCGGAGTTCAACGCCAGGTTCGGGCGTGCCCTGCAGAACCCTGACGGCGGCGACCCCGACGAGCGGTTCGCCGTGGAGTCCTACCTCGACCACCACGCGGACAAGCTGGTGCGTCGCTTCGACGCCGCCAGTTACGTGCTGCTGACCAAGTCGATGAACGATCACGACGTCGGCAGGGGTAGGGGCGGGGTCGCGCAGGCGCTGTCGAGGGTGAGCGCGCGCACGATCGCCGCCGGCGTGGACAGTGACCGCCTCTACCCGCAGGAGCAGGCGAGGCAACTGGCCGAGGGCATCGCGCACGCGCGCTACGCGCGACTGTCCTCGCCGTACGGGCACGACTCGTTCCTCATCGAGACCAGCCAGGTCGCCGGGCTGGTCAAGGAACTGCTCGGCTGA
- a CDS encoding serpin family protein: MPASTPETTHLRFALAVHDKIARDGADSCFSPYSAASALALVTRAARGVTAEEAATVVAGTAEGVADQVELLRKAALLTAHTGGEQPELAVSNTLWVWQSLALNPGFTEELADWPSGRVATAAFVDDPEGARRTINADVAHATHDLIPELLPSGSIGADTVASLVNALYLRVAWTFPFSQANTTEADFHSPDGVRPVPMMRQAERLGYAESHGWRLVALPALGGVEAIVLLPDRSLAEQESTLDAETLVDLLSARRDTMVDLALPRLSLDVRSPLKPALRALGVHTMFQPTADFGELTDDPRLLVSDVSHQAVLRVDESGLEGAAATAVTMRLVSMPLGEPVTVVIDRPFLLLVRHAGTGACYFLSRVVQP; the protein is encoded by the coding sequence ATGCCAGCCAGCACACCGGAGACCACACACCTGCGGTTCGCGCTCGCCGTCCACGACAAGATCGCCAGGGACGGGGCCGACTCGTGCTTCTCGCCCTACTCGGCCGCGAGCGCGCTGGCACTGGTGACCCGCGCGGCGAGAGGGGTGACCGCCGAGGAAGCCGCCACGGTGGTGGCAGGCACCGCCGAGGGCGTCGCGGACCAGGTGGAGCTGCTGCGCAAGGCCGCGCTGCTCACCGCGCACACCGGCGGGGAGCAGCCTGAGCTGGCCGTGTCGAACACGCTGTGGGTGTGGCAGAGCCTTGCCCTCAACCCCGGATTCACCGAGGAACTGGCGGACTGGCCGTCAGGACGCGTGGCGACCGCGGCGTTCGTCGACGACCCCGAAGGTGCTCGCCGCACGATCAACGCCGACGTGGCGCACGCCACCCACGACCTGATTCCGGAGTTGCTGCCCTCGGGCAGCATCGGCGCCGACACCGTCGCCAGCCTGGTGAACGCGCTGTACCTGCGGGTGGCGTGGACGTTCCCGTTCTCGCAGGCCAATACCACCGAGGCGGACTTCCACTCACCGGACGGCGTTCGCCCGGTGCCGATGATGCGGCAGGCGGAGCGGCTGGGCTACGCCGAGAGCCACGGCTGGCGGCTGGTGGCGCTGCCCGCGCTGGGTGGTGTCGAGGCGATCGTGCTGCTGCCCGATCGTTCGCTCGCGGAGCAGGAGTCCACACTGGACGCCGAAACACTCGTGGACCTGCTCTCGGCCAGGCGCGACACGATGGTGGATCTCGCGCTGCCCCGGCTGTCGCTCGATGTGCGCAGCCCGCTCAAGCCTGCGTTGCGCGCGCTCGGGGTGCACACGATGTTCCAGCCGACCGCCGACTTCGGCGAGTTGACCGACGACCCGCGGCTGCTGGTGTCCGACGTCTCGCACCAGGCCGTGCTTCGCGTGGACGAGAGCGGGCTGGAGGGGGCCGCGGCGACGGCGGTGACGATGCGGCTGGTTTCCATGCCGCTGGGTGAACCCGTGACCGTAGTGATCGATCGCCCGTTCCTGCTGCTGGTGCGGCACGCGGGGACGGGCGCCTGCTACTTCCTTTCGAGGGTCGTCCAGCCGTGA
- a CDS encoding deoxyguanosinetriphosphate triphosphohydrolase — MDGYTAHDRERRFAERPKRAALPGSRGDTRSAFARDRARVLHSAALRRLAGKTQVVGPGEGAEVSGVPRTRLTHSLEVAQIGRGIAEDLGADPDLVDTAGLAHDIGHPPFGHNGESALDEAARACGGFEGNAQTLRILTRLEPKVLGDDSEVAGLNLTRACLDAATKYPWPRQAALPKFGVYADDFEVFAWLREGAPTNRTCLEAQIMDWADDVAYSVHDVEDGVLAGRISLGVLAEAQERAAVAELAAKHFCDRSVSTLEDAAAELLRLPAVAALVENPYDSSLRAQVALKRLTSELVGRFASAAVTGTRAEHGDEPLLRYAADLCVPDQVAAEVALLKALALRYVMSDRGRLALQERQRQLLAELVAALPSRSPEALDPMLRPAWDAAPDDAARLRVVVDQVASLTDAQARAWHARYVVQGAGPAR; from the coding sequence ATGGACGGCTACACGGCCCACGACCGCGAGCGCCGATTCGCCGAACGGCCCAAGCGCGCCGCGTTGCCTGGTTCGCGCGGTGACACGCGCTCGGCGTTCGCCAGGGACAGGGCGCGGGTGCTGCACTCGGCCGCGCTGCGAAGGCTGGCAGGCAAGACCCAGGTCGTCGGGCCGGGGGAGGGCGCCGAGGTCAGCGGCGTGCCGCGCACCCGGCTGACGCATTCGCTGGAGGTCGCTCAGATCGGCCGCGGTATCGCCGAGGATCTGGGCGCCGACCCCGACCTGGTGGACACCGCCGGACTGGCCCACGACATCGGACACCCGCCCTTCGGCCACAACGGCGAGTCGGCGCTGGACGAGGCCGCCCGCGCCTGCGGCGGCTTCGAGGGCAACGCTCAGACGCTTCGCATCCTCACCAGGCTGGAACCGAAGGTGCTCGGCGACGATTCCGAGGTCGCGGGCCTCAACCTCACGCGCGCGTGCCTCGACGCGGCGACCAAGTACCCGTGGCCCAGGCAGGCCGCCTTGCCGAAGTTCGGTGTCTACGCCGACGACTTCGAGGTCTTCGCCTGGCTGCGCGAGGGCGCGCCCACGAACCGAACCTGCCTCGAGGCACAGATCATGGACTGGGCCGACGACGTCGCGTACTCGGTGCACGACGTGGAGGACGGGGTGCTCGCCGGGCGCATCTCGCTCGGGGTGCTGGCCGAGGCGCAGGAGCGTGCCGCTGTCGCCGAGTTGGCCGCCAAGCACTTCTGCGATCGCTCGGTGTCCACACTGGAGGACGCCGCCGCCGAGTTGCTGCGGCTGCCCGCCGTCGCGGCGCTGGTGGAGAATCCCTACGACTCCTCGCTGCGCGCCCAGGTGGCGCTGAAGCGACTGACCAGCGAACTCGTCGGCCGGTTCGCCTCGGCGGCGGTGACCGGCACCCGCGCCGAGCACGGGGATGAGCCGCTGCTGCGCTACGCCGCCGACCTCTGTGTCCCCGACCAGGTGGCAGCCGAGGTGGCCCTGTTGAAGGCACTGGCGTTGCGGTACGTGATGAGCGACCGCGGCAGGCTCGCGTTGCAGGAGCGGCAGCGGCAACTGCTCGCGGAGTTGGTGGCGGCACTGCCGTCGCGGTCTCCCGAGGCGCTCGATCCGATGCTGCGGCCTGCCTGGGATGCCGCGCCCGACGACGCCGCCCGGCTGCGGGTGGTGGTGGACCAGGTGGCCTCGCTGACCGACGCGCAGGCCCGCGCCTGGCATGCCCGGTACGTGGTCCAGGGCGCTGGACCGGCGCGGTAA
- a CDS encoding sigma-70 family RNA polymerase sigma factor has protein sequence MSPEALASEFASHRRHLIAVAYRLTGSLADAEDAVQEAWLRLSGLPREKTEQIHDLRAWLTTVVGRLGLDRLRSATARRERYVGEWLPEPIVTDVDASIGEDPLDTVVRDDGVRMAAMVVLDRLTPQQRVAFVLHDAFNVPFSEVGEILGCTPQAARQHASRGRRAVADAEPPPRASLREQREVLERFTAAVLSGDVHAVARVLHPDIVLIGDSDGKGRTTRRTMVGADKFVRFFAGLRRMYPPDAFAAARPVLVNGDLGMYLPAQPGGEHYRDVDEHVQAMTVHEGRIVAVYDIVNPDKLRHLPASVTRAGG, from the coding sequence ATGTCACCCGAGGCGCTCGCGAGTGAGTTCGCAAGCCACCGCCGCCACCTGATCGCGGTGGCCTACCGGCTCACCGGGTCGCTGGCCGACGCCGAGGACGCAGTGCAGGAGGCCTGGCTGCGGCTGAGCGGCCTGCCGCGCGAGAAAACGGAGCAGATCCACGATCTGCGGGCCTGGCTCACCACCGTCGTCGGGCGGCTTGGCCTCGACCGGCTGCGTTCGGCCACCGCGAGGCGGGAGCGCTACGTCGGTGAGTGGCTGCCCGAGCCGATCGTGACCGACGTCGACGCCTCCATCGGGGAGGATCCGCTGGACACCGTGGTCCGCGACGACGGCGTGCGGATGGCGGCGATGGTGGTACTCGACCGGCTGACGCCGCAGCAGCGAGTGGCGTTCGTGCTGCACGACGCGTTCAACGTGCCGTTCTCCGAGGTCGGCGAGATCCTGGGCTGCACTCCGCAGGCGGCAAGGCAGCACGCCTCACGCGGCAGGCGCGCGGTGGCCGACGCCGAACCGCCGCCCCGCGCGTCGCTGCGGGAGCAACGGGAGGTGCTGGAACGCTTCACGGCCGCCGTGCTCTCCGGCGACGTTCATGCCGTGGCGCGGGTGCTTCACCCCGACATCGTGCTCATCGGCGACTCCGACGGCAAGGGCAGGACCACCCGCCGGACCATGGTCGGTGCCGACAAGTTCGTGCGGTTCTTCGCCGGTCTTCGCCGGATGTACCCGCCGGACGCCTTCGCCGCCGCCCGGCCCGTGCTGGTCAACGGTGACCTCGGGATGTACCTGCCCGCCCAGCCCGGTGGCGAGCACTACCGCGACGTCGACGAACACGTACAGGCGATGACGGTGCACGAAGGGCGCATCGTCGCCGTCTACGACATCGTCAACCCGGACAAGCTGCGGCACCTGCCCGCTTCCGTCACCCGTGCGGGCGGGTGA
- a CDS encoding YdcF family protein yields the protein MPAAVPRWLGRLALGAVLVGLLVVGGTAFRVWHVARADERPQVDAIVVLGAAQYNGTPSKIFQARLEHARQLYADGVSSRIVTSGGSRVGDTFTEAQAGARWLADHGVPPQAVVAVGQGSDTLRSLHAVSDKARALGWNTVVIVSDPWHSLRARIMAEDAGLRAWTSPTHSGPIVQTRQTQARYIFRETAALLYYRMSKDSADTMGGAGLS from the coding sequence GTGCCCGCCGCTGTCCCGCGTTGGCTCGGCAGGCTGGCGCTAGGCGCGGTGCTGGTCGGGCTGCTGGTGGTCGGTGGCACCGCGTTTCGGGTGTGGCACGTCGCGCGGGCCGACGAGCGTCCGCAGGTGGACGCCATCGTCGTGCTCGGCGCCGCGCAGTACAACGGCACGCCGTCGAAGATCTTCCAGGCGCGGTTGGAGCACGCCAGGCAGCTGTATGCCGACGGCGTCTCCTCCCGCATCGTGACCTCGGGGGGCAGCCGCGTCGGTGACACCTTCACCGAAGCGCAGGCCGGAGCCCGGTGGCTGGCCGACCACGGCGTGCCGCCGCAGGCCGTGGTCGCTGTAGGCCAGGGCAGCGACACGCTCCGCTCGCTGCACGCCGTCTCCGACAAGGCACGGGCCCTCGGCTGGAACACCGTGGTGATCGTCAGCGACCCGTGGCACTCGCTGCGGGCGAGGATCATGGCGGAGGACGCCGGGCTGCGGGCGTGGACCTCACCCACGCACAGCGGCCCGATCGTGCAGACGCGGCAGACGCAGGCGCGCTACATCTTCCGGGAAACCGCCGCGCTGCTGTACTACCGGATGTCCAAGGACTCCGCCGACACGATGGGTGGGGCCGGGCTGAGCTGA
- a CDS encoding bifunctional o-acetylhomoserine/o-acetylserine sulfhydrylase translates to MTEAWSFETKQIHAGAQPDPATGARATPIYQTTSYVFRDTQHGADLFSLAEPGNIYTRIMNPTQDVLEQRVAALEGGVAALAFASGSAATTAAILNLAGAGDHVVSSPALYGGTYNLFHYTLPKLGVEVTFLSDQDDLDSWRAAARPNTKLFFAETLANPGSNVLDVRAVADVAHEVGVPLVVDNTIPTPYLLRPIEHGADVVVHSATKYLGGHGTTVAGVLVDGGTFDFGAHADRFPGFTEPDPSYNGLRYWEALGPGAFAAKARVQWLRDTGAAIAPLNSFLILQGIETLSLRMERHVANTQALAEWLEQRDEVERVYYAGLPSSPHHEAARKYLPKGAGAVLSFELRGGVEAGRAFVDGTELHSQLVNIGDVRSLIVHPASTTHSQLNPDEQLSSGVTPGLVRLAVGIEGVEDLKADLEAGFRAAKAVL, encoded by the coding sequence ATGACCGAAGCGTGGTCGTTCGAGACCAAGCAGATCCACGCGGGCGCGCAGCCCGATCCCGCGACCGGTGCGAGGGCCACCCCGATCTACCAGACGACGTCCTACGTCTTCCGCGACACCCAACACGGCGCGGACCTGTTCAGCCTCGCCGAGCCGGGCAACATCTACACCCGGATCATGAACCCGACACAGGACGTGCTCGAGCAGCGGGTGGCCGCGCTGGAAGGCGGGGTGGCGGCGCTGGCGTTCGCGTCCGGGTCGGCGGCGACCACCGCGGCGATCCTGAACCTGGCGGGCGCGGGAGACCACGTGGTGTCCAGTCCGGCGCTCTACGGCGGCACCTACAACCTGTTCCACTACACGCTGCCGAAGCTGGGGGTCGAGGTCACCTTCCTGTCCGACCAGGACGACCTGGACTCCTGGCGCGCGGCGGCGCGGCCCAACACCAAGCTGTTCTTCGCCGAGACACTGGCCAACCCGGGCAGCAACGTGCTCGACGTGCGCGCCGTGGCCGACGTGGCGCACGAGGTGGGCGTGCCGCTGGTCGTGGACAACACCATCCCGACCCCCTACCTGCTGCGCCCCATCGAGCACGGCGCCGACGTGGTGGTCCACTCGGCCACGAAGTACCTCGGCGGGCACGGCACCACCGTCGCCGGGGTGCTGGTGGACGGCGGCACGTTCGACTTCGGTGCGCACGCCGATAGGTTTCCCGGCTTCACCGAGCCCGACCCCAGTTACAACGGGCTGCGGTACTGGGAGGCGCTGGGGCCCGGCGCCTTCGCCGCGAAGGCCCGCGTGCAGTGGCTGCGCGACACCGGCGCCGCCATCGCGCCGCTGAACAGTTTCCTCATCCTGCAGGGCATCGAGACGCTCTCGCTGCGGATGGAGCGTCACGTGGCCAACACGCAGGCGCTGGCCGAGTGGCTGGAGCAGCGTGACGAGGTGGAGCGGGTGTACTACGCGGGGTTGCCGTCCAGCCCGCACCACGAGGCCGCGAGGAAGTACCTGCCCAAGGGTGCGGGCGCGGTGTTGTCGTTCGAGCTGCGCGGCGGGGTCGAGGCGGGCCGGGCGTTCGTCGACGGCACCGAACTGCACAGCCAGCTGGTCAACATCGGCGACGTGCGCAGCCTCATCGTGCACCCGGCCAGCACCACCCACAGCCAGCTCAACCCCGACGAGCAGCTCAGCAGCGGAGTCACTCCCGGCCTCGTCAGGTTGGCCGTCGGCATCGAGGGTGTCGAGGACCTCAAGGCGGACCTCGAAGCGGGTTTCAGGGCGGCGAAGGCGGTGCTGTGA
- the dnaG gene encoding DNA primase, with protein sequence MAEPAKLRCPRVGRVAGRIRESDIAQVRERSRIDDVVGEYVALRRAGGGALKGLCPFHEEKTPSFNVRPTHGTFHCFGCGVGGDVIKFVMQIEHLGFVEAVERLADQVGVHLTYEGGGGSVRRDRGTRMRLVEVHKAAQAFYAEQLATPEARAAREFLTERGFDAAAAARFGCGFAPGGWDRLTKHLLNSGFELAELYKSQISKEGRQGPIDRFHRRLVWPIKDRGGDIVGFGARRIFEDDPIQAKYLNTSESPIYKKSQVLFGLDLAKREISRRHQVVVVEGYTDVMAMHEAGVPTAVASSGTAFGEEHMRVLRQLMMDDDAFRGEVIFTFDGDEAGQKAALKAFEGDQTFAGQTYIAIAPDGMDPCELRLAKGDAAVRDLVARRIPLFEFAIRSLLADYDLDSVDGQVAALQRTVPLVAQIKDRAKRDGYATKLAWWVGWQDEAMVVRRVRESAGAPAKANGRRRDSRNGAAEGGDLERPDAKHPGLRAQRETLKAALQEPALAGPEYDALPADAFTHPAYVAVHKAILAAGGASSGLTGPALIDAATQHVPQGTVSSLLSELAVEPLESNGEADERYVSSMLAAVQENLVGRQIGELKSKLQRLSPVEAADDYRALFGDLVALEQYRKALREQAVGGMD encoded by the coding sequence ATGGCCGAACCGGCGAAGCTTCGGTGTCCTAGAGTGGGGCGCGTGGCGGGACGGATCCGGGAAAGCGACATCGCGCAGGTGCGGGAGCGCAGCCGGATCGACGACGTCGTCGGCGAGTACGTGGCGCTTCGCAGGGCGGGCGGTGGCGCGCTGAAGGGCCTGTGCCCGTTCCACGAGGAGAAGACCCCCTCGTTCAACGTGCGGCCGACGCACGGCACCTTCCACTGCTTCGGCTGCGGTGTCGGCGGCGACGTCATCAAGTTCGTCATGCAGATCGAGCACCTCGGTTTCGTGGAGGCGGTCGAGCGGCTGGCCGACCAGGTGGGCGTGCACCTGACCTACGAGGGTGGTGGTGGCAGTGTCCGCCGCGATCGCGGCACCCGAATGCGGCTGGTGGAGGTGCACAAGGCAGCCCAGGCCTTCTACGCCGAGCAGCTGGCCACCCCGGAGGCCAGGGCGGCCAGGGAGTTCCTCACCGAACGCGGGTTCGACGCCGCCGCCGCGGCCAGGTTCGGTTGCGGCTTCGCGCCCGGCGGCTGGGACCGGCTGACCAAGCACCTGTTGAACAGCGGCTTCGAACTCGCCGAGCTGTACAAGTCGCAGATCTCCAAGGAGGGCAGGCAAGGGCCGATCGACCGGTTCCACCGAAGGCTGGTGTGGCCGATCAAGGACCGTGGCGGCGACATCGTGGGTTTCGGCGCCCGCCGGATCTTCGAGGACGACCCCATTCAGGCGAAGTACCTCAACACCAGCGAGAGCCCGATCTACAAGAAGTCACAGGTGCTGTTCGGGCTCGACCTCGCCAAGCGGGAGATCTCGCGCAGGCACCAGGTCGTGGTGGTGGAGGGCTACACCGACGTGATGGCCATGCACGAGGCGGGTGTGCCGACGGCTGTGGCCTCCTCCGGCACCGCGTTCGGCGAGGAGCACATGCGGGTGCTGCGCCAGTTGATGATGGACGACGACGCCTTCCGCGGTGAGGTGATCTTCACCTTCGACGGTGACGAGGCAGGGCAGAAGGCGGCGCTGAAGGCGTTCGAGGGCGACCAGACGTTCGCGGGCCAGACCTACATCGCCATCGCGCCCGATGGTATGGACCCCTGCGAGTTGCGGCTCGCCAAGGGGGATGCGGCCGTTCGCGATCTGGTGGCGCGGCGCATCCCGCTCTTCGAGTTCGCGATCCGCAGCCTGCTGGCCGACTACGACCTCGACTCCGTGGACGGGCAGGTGGCGGCGCTGCAACGCACCGTGCCGCTGGTGGCGCAGATCAAGGACCGCGCCAAGCGCGACGGATACGCCACCAAGCTCGCCTGGTGGGTGGGTTGGCAGGACGAGGCGATGGTGGTGCGGCGCGTGCGGGAGAGCGCGGGAGCGCCGGCCAAGGCCAACGGCAGGCGCAGGGACTCCCGCAACGGTGCCGCCGAGGGTGGCGACCTGGAGCGGCCCGATGCCAAGCATCCGGGCTTGCGTGCGCAGCGGGAGACGCTGAAGGCCGCGCTGCAGGAGCCCGCGCTGGCCGGTCCCGAGTACGACGCGCTGCCCGCCGACGCGTTCACCCACCCTGCCTACGTCGCCGTGCACAAGGCGATCCTGGCCGCGGGCGGGGCGAGCTCGGGCCTCACCGGCCCGGCGCTGATCGACGCCGCCACCCAGCACGTTCCACAGGGGACGGTCAGCTCACTGCTGTCCGAACTGGCCGTCGAGCCGCTGGAGTCCAACGGCGAGGCCGATGAGCGCTACGTTTCGAGCATGCTCGCGGCGGTGCAGGAGAACCTGGTGGGGCGCCAGATCGGGGAGCTGAAGTCCAAACTGCAGCGGTTGTCGCCGGTGGAGGCCGCCGACGACTACCGGGCGCTGTTCGGTGACCTGGTGGCCCTCGAGCAGTACCGCAAGGCACTGCGCGAGCAGGCTGTCGGAGGGATGGACTGA